In a single window of the Papaver somniferum cultivar HN1 chromosome 8, ASM357369v1, whole genome shotgun sequence genome:
- the LOC113304495 gene encoding uncharacterized protein LOC113304495, with protein MKPLLLPYHPRPHFLQILFSPPSKLPQLFQENYSQLSQALDGTDHSWTALTLKLCSALETADKLVQSNNSNVRFLSAKVEVLESIVKRGDSAAKSAKFIHDKHSSESSSVGN; from the exons ATGaaacctcttcttcttccttatcatCCACGCCCTCACTTCCTACAGATTCTCTTCTCCCCCCCATCAAAACTACCCCAATTGTTTCAG GAAAACTATAGCCAGTTGAGTCAAGCATTGGATGGGACTGACCACTCATGGACAGCTTTGACTCTTAAg TTATGTTCTGCGTTGGAGACTGCTGATAAGTTGGTGCAATCAAACAACTCTAATGTCAGATTCCTGTCGGCGAAAGTTGAAGTTCTTGAGAGTATTGTGAAGAGAGGAGATTCTGCTGCGAAGTCAGCTAAATTCATACATGATAAACATAGCAGTGAAAGTTCTTCGGTTGGGAATTAG